In Theileria parva strain Muguga chromosome 4 map unlocalized ctg_529, whole genome shotgun sequence, one DNA window encodes the following:
- the ura2 gene encoding dihydroorotase homodimeric type: protein MQFLYADDLHCHLRQGELMEKVVKYVRKGGCNRVLVMPNTVPEITSCSQALEYRKKLLELDPNVEYLMTLYLTDDLSSEDLRNNAKKCHVQGVKCYPSGVTTNSDRGFNVSNRDSFEKYYPLFSEMEKIGVSLHLHGELPGAPPLTAEKEFLPIVENVCRKFSSLKVVLEHVTSKDSLQVVKRIQNLAATITPHHMRLTVLDVLNTAENVTLQNVTKHLRDPYAYCKPLAKFEEDRHAILETLKSGHPRFFLGSDSAPHTHDSKRSVNPPAGIYTQPFLLQYLSDTFDDFGFLDKLENFCCKNGQEFLQLPPKGPEYFELVKQPFKVPEEVEGIVPFRAGQYLNYSILSQT, encoded by the exons atgcAGTTTTTGTACGCGGATGACTTACACTGTCATCTCAGACAGGGTGAACTTATGGAGAAGGTCGTCAAATACGTTCGAAAAGGTGGATG TAATAGAGTGCTTGTTATGCCGAATACTGTGCCTGAGATTACAAGCTGTTCTCAGGCTCTTGAGTATAGGAAAAAGTTACTGGAACTTGACCCGAATGTAGAGTACCTCATGACTCTTTATCTCACAGACGATTTATCTTCCGAAGATTTAAGGAATAACGCTAAAAAATGTCATGTGCAGGGG GTCAAATGTTACCCTTCTGGAGTCACAACTAATTCTGATAGAGGTTTTAATGTTTCTAATAGAGAT AGTTTTGAGAAGTATTACCCGCTATTTTCTGAGATGGAGAAAATTGGTGTTTCACTTCACTTACACGGAGAATTACCTGGAGCTCCTCCGCTGACTGCTGAAAAGGAGTTTTTACCAATCGTTGAAAAC GTTTGTAGGAAATTCTCCTCTTTAAAGGTTGTTTTGGAACATGTAACTTCGAAAGATTCTCTACAAGTTGTTAAAAGGATTCAAAATCTAGCAGCCACAATTACGCCTCACCACATGAGACTAACAGTTTTGGACGTTCTAAACACTGCTGAAAATGTAACATTACAAAACGTGACCAAACATTTGAGGGACCCTTATGCATACTGTAAACCCTTAGCTAAGTTTGAGGAGGATCGTCACGCTATTTTGGAAACCCTAAAATCAGGACATCCAAGATTCTTTCTAGGATCAGATTCAGCACCTCATACACA TGACAGTAAGAGATCAGTTAACCCTCCAGCTGGAATTTACACTCAACCATTTCTGCTGCAG tACCTTTCTGACACCTTTGACGATTTCGGTTTTTTGGATAAACTAGAAAACTTTTGCTGTAAAAACGGCCAGGAGTTTTTACAGCTACCCCCCAAAG GACCAGAGTACTTTGAACTTGTAAAGCAACCCTTCAAAGTACCAGAAGAGGTTGAAGGAATAGTGCCATTCAGAGCAGGACAATATCTAAACTACTCGATTTTATCTCAAACCTAA